The Girardinichthys multiradiatus isolate DD_20200921_A chromosome 23, DD_fGirMul_XY1, whole genome shotgun sequence DNA segment ctgcgtgctcgtttgttttggtaaagctaaatAACACAGAGTCTGCACAGTTTCTTTTGCCCCGGCCGGAGGAGAGGTGTTCCAGCTAAGTCACCAGAACACTTCTGACGTTTCCTCTAACCCTATTTTTTAAAGGACTCAAACCttaagaaaactgtttacactTCGGAGGTCCCCACCCTCCGGGACTTCAACCCAGCAAAATCATGAATTCtcgtcagaaaacatgtggagttgccaaactcaggaaacacactCGGGCCTCGAACCCTTATTCAGAGGGACTCTAACCCTTTAGTTCAAAAAACACTTCTCATTTTGCTTTTCGTGACCTCTTTTACAGTACCTTAATGCATTACTTTACACGtgttaaatttagcagaacatttcacttactcagacatctgacaccaataatttaggcctatcgacaatgccaaaagtgcagagttcgtttaaacaggtttctgcttacCTTGTAAGAAGTGCGGGGGTACCCCGGTGTCAGagtcttttggtgaagttctgatttagccgaaagtcctcgcttttcccaaatcacATCGGGAGTCACCACGTTGTTGGAGTTGTTCTccagaaactcctgcgtgctcgtttgttttggtaaagctaaatAACACAGAGTCTGCACAGTTTCTTTTGCCCCGGCCGGAGGAGAGGTGTTCCAGCTAAGTCACCAGAACACTTATGACTTTTCCTCCCCAAAGACAGggcttttattcaaaagcaaggcatgtacaattacaaagaaaaaacacatatttttagctgagtgtctggttgaactcttacacctggcattcagctgtctgttcagaccttcacaacattcctgttattctacttttaGCTGTTATCtgagacatgtacagaaatatcttaaCTGGTGCCAGGCTGACCACAgccaagtcagacacacacatcTGTTTTGAGCaatccactaagttacacagtacatttcatttcacacattattaaacctaacttgagcttagcaatgcagaccctattaagtattttaaatattttccaacatttcccccttttgaagtctcaatTAAGACTTCACCCTAAAATGCCCACAGATTATATTGgaagcaactttaaatcttcaggatgccttcctgctcctcatcatcaccGTCTACCTCTAACAGTGGCATCATGATGGGATGCTGAGAAGCCTTCCCTTATTGGTTGCgcgtttgaacatttgctcagtttggcggctgtcagagcatgtctggaatggaagttcacaaaacaaacccaaaatcactgtaataatgcaaaaagatatgacacaaacatcccatgacccaacccttagagGGTTTTGGTCCTACCCTTTGGCTCCCCATAATTATTCCTGGTAATACTCGTGAGTAATATAATCTTTGATAcctgtaaaaaagaaatgaatagAGATACAAAAgatttagttcagtttttttcagtattttacaagtgggagggaaaactctaccactttcagtgagagggaaactcaatcactgccgcctcttctcctgatgttctttcttctcttcagctcccaggtgtagactgacttGGAGCCTTGCGTTCTCAACCCTGGGGATTATTCAGTGGGGTGAGAAATTTGATCTTCCTTCCCGGTGTTTCCTCTTAAgttttcctggacctcagcGAGGGATCTCTGCGGAGCGTCTGTCGTTGTACACTGACTccagtggtaccaggtgtcgcctttacccttgagtctcaccgcatgtgaggttctttctgtgacctggaatggaccggtccacctgggttctgacccagtattttaaatattttccaacactaCCTACtgtcagaaaaaggaaaaaaataaaggcctctagtgccgcaaaaaatatatgtatatataaaaaaaatagaggGCCTGGAGGTACATTGAAATTTCATGGAAAGGTTTACTACAAAAGAATTCAGGATTTCTTAAGTTAGGATACATTTGTTCTGTAAAATTCTTAATTGTTATAGTTAATTAGATCCACTATAATAGTGTCATCCACAGATTTACAAATCTTCACTGTCTCATGGTGAGAGACTAAGTCACTGGTATAAATAAGACAAGACACACCCCAGGGAAGGCTCAGTACTGCTGAACACAGTTTGATTCTATAAGATCGAAAGTCAAAAATCCACTTGCACCCAGTCCAAGGAGTTCTTTTGCACAATTAAAGTCTTTGTCCCAGACAGCATTTGCAAATGGTAATCTGCCTTTTAAAATTGCTTTTGCAACAATgatttcttcctctctgagtggtgTTTCAGCCCACGTTGGTGGATAGTAACACTCTGTTGCCAATGCCAGCAAACATCTTAACAAAAaggtttttgcttttgttctatACGCACATTTGGACCGAAACACATTCATCTCTGGTACACAGAAACCGTCTCCTTCCTGACCGGCACAATGGCTGGAATTTATCCTTGCATGtaattgttttaacaaataaatactcAAACGTAAATTAACCTATCAGGAGCTTACAAAGCTAGGAAATCATCATTTAGGCTTTCCTACATTGTTCGAATCATAGTAATCTTACTGTTCTGACCTTCTGATTTTAAAGAAGGTAATGGCACACCTAATAATTCTCTCATCATTATGCTTgtatttagcaaatataaataattttgttaattctaactgacctaaaaccagaaaggtttagtcttaTTTGATgccagacagtgagaaaaaaggtTATATGTCTATTTATACGGTGTATAAAAACTTTTGATTTCAGGTTGCATTTTGGTTTGTACTTTTTGACATTATTGCTTAATTAGCATGTGCTACTAacttatttttgattatttatttgggATATTCAAACACAATTTTAAGGAAAAAGCTGCTTGATTTAAATATgatgaaaactatattaaatctttttcctgctctcggtggaggaggacgctttttctctgtctcctgcacccctcccatatctgccctgcttcagctctgtgtcttgtctttttttttggagcctctttttgcacatcttccaaattcttccaaaatatggatttggtcagctggtctctcaatgcaattgatcaaagttttctcgacgagaagataGGGGTCgggacattttttttctccggatacacgatggactcctggcagaagtggaggattgtgtgtctgtcgataatgtcagtcgaggatgtggaagatgtgtatataattggatgtttgatatcaggatttctgctttttggagtcggcggttacctggcatatcgagaaattaggagaatgtcagcagcttttctggatgggatcttcagagcgatcaacactcagactgagatgttacgtgagctgaatcgcagactggatgtgatccttacacaggatcgcaggcaggttgcggttcctggactcaggggtgaaatgggataaatcttggagaaagttgttcgctcggatctggcagaaagaccaagaatttggctgtttggattcgcctttgagaagcaccagtgagactctcaaggctgacagaaaattaagagtcagcctaacccaaataattattgtttttctgaatctggctcccctgcacggccttgatggctggctatcttcaacttctcctggaagttatgtaaacatgacgctctgctccctcctttccctgaggacacctgtggacctgctcagaactttgtggccggttgatgaacattccaacgaaccatcaaggacaatggcctctgtgacagtgcttcatggacttacttgcacacactcacttgcacacacacatgctcaagataaacatttgcactcctcacaccaccttcaccgttcccggcatgatgttgttttgtaaatttgttgcttctttgttctgaagttttttgcaatctcaaactgtatcctgctaaggataaagtgtgaaatatgattttttcctctacttacctaatgtggcctcttttctcatctagcaagggcagcgcctgtgagtgggcagcaaagcctcggtgacccgtccccccattgtcttgtgtcatgatgtatgtttggatgggttgtactggaattctaatttcccctcggggatcaataaagtatctttgaattgaaataTGCTTGTGACTTAATGCTGAGTGGCATCTAAATGAAGGCTACAGGTAGCTATCTTCTGCTCAGTTGGATGCATTTGCGTGCCTCATAGCTTTATCACAATTCAGTTTATGATATCATCTAAACAACTACATGGATAAATGAAATTGAAGTGAACTGAGTGAAATCTTTTACTTTGGTTTCATGGTGAAATATGGGATAGGCATAAAGCTACTATTGAACAATTCTGCTCGATTGATCAGGTGGCACGCTCATGGAGGCTCTAATACATGGCTGCATCCATGCATTAGGAAGCGCAAACATTAATTTATGTATACCTAGGGTGGATAATCTACAGCAATGTTACACACCCTGGTTTGTGAGGCACACTGTTCTGCAAACCTCAGATGAATCCATCTTAAAACACCTGATTTAGGTTAATAGTGAAGTAAAATGCCTCTGCAAAACTTGGTGCTAAGCTGTTCTACACTAATAAATGCAGAGAAAATCAATGTTACTCTATGCTACTGTGAAGCTAAACCTGCACTGCTGACTTtacagattttgaaagcctgcAGTCATGAGAGAAACcaattttaaaatgtcacagGTGATTCACTAACATATAGGTGCACTTTGGGGTTTGTTATACAGAGCCACAGTGTATGAGGGCTTTATTTCCTGCTTTACCGTCACAGGAAAACACATTGTATGCTGGTTATTGAGGCAGTGCTGAAGGAAACAATAGCTCATAAGAAAACAGGTTCCACTCTGACATGAGAGAGGACttaatttctctccatctgTCACTTTATTTCTTACTCTCTGCTTTACAATCAGttcatctttgttttctttgtaccTCGCATCATTTTCACGTTGTCCCTCATCCTCCTGCTGCACACGCACAATAATCGCCTCCTTGTCTGCACGTCACACAGAAAGAAGCACTCCCCATAGACCCATTCGTAAAAGACATGAGTTACTGTAGATGTTGAACCGAAGAGGAGAGAGGTAGAATGGAGGGAGGGGAAGAAATGAGGGACATAGTAGAGGAGCTCAGGGACATCAGCCAAGTGTGACAGTATAGTCGTATTTCTTTCTCCAGCCGTCCGCTGTAGACTCTGAGCTGAATACTGAGCGTGCTCACTGCAGAGCCTGAGGACAAACCAAGTCTTTAGACCGAGCTGTACTGAAGGCCTGAGGAACCGCAGAGCAGCATGTACAGACCAGTATCAGAATTGGTAGATCATGCCAAATATTAACTGCTTTTAACTGAGCTCTTTATTTGGCTGTTAAATATCGGCCTCCTGACATGGtgatttttttctgatgttCAGACTACTTGTGGATTTGTAAAGTAGTTTTGTTATATCATCTGTGCAGCTGGTTAGTTTATTATGATTACAGGTTAGACCTTTTTGAAGATTTTTTGTGGCaatagtgacctttatttttcaggtttttgacagtaggcaaacaggaaagaggggcagagaGAGAGGGGTAGACATGTGCAGTGCTAACATCGCGGCAAATGTGCCATTGATCTACACAATCAACAGACTGAAGAAAACATATGTGCTTGGAAGAATTATCACATGAATAAAACTTTGTGGTAAATGTGGAATTGCTTTACGGGGCCAAGACACATCTTTAATTTCAGTGATAACCAGGAGCATGTGTGAGGTTGACTCAAGACCCAGACAACATTATGAATCACAGCCCCAACTTCTGAAGTGTATGTTCAGTGTATATCAGGAAGAAGTTGCAAAGCAGGTTTCAAAGGCTCCCTTTATCGCTATCCAAGCAGACGAAAGAACAGACGTCTCCTGTAAATAGCAGATGGTAATTGTGCTGCGTTACATGACTGGGACAACAGTGAAGGAGAGGATTTGGAGATTCATTAAAGTGAAGGATAAAACTGCACCTGGTCTTGCTAGGGCAATAAAAGAAGCCCTTGAGCAGTTAAGTTTAACAGCAAAATTAATTGCTCAAACTTATGATGGTGCGGCGGTCATGAGTGGGCACATCCGTGGAGTTCAGACATTGATGAAAGAGGTGTATCCAAATGTGCGATTTGTGCATTCCTATGCACATTGGTTAAATCTGGTTCTGCAGCAGGTTTGCTTCACCAGAATTTCTGATCTGAAAATATTCTATGTTGATTTGTCTGCTTTTGctacatgtttttaaaacttaCCAAAAGGAACTGCTGGATTGTCAGAGACACATGCCAAGGCCTCCAGCCACCCGGTGGATTTTCAAAAGCAGAAATGTGAATGTGGTTTGGGTGAACCTTGCAGACATCAAGAACTGTCTGGACAGAATTCAGAACCTGGATGGGACAGTGTTACCATACGTGAGGCATTTGGTCTTGCTATGCACCTGGACGATGAGATATTTTTACAGCTCTTGCAGTTTTTCTACCACCTGATGCCCAAAGTGGACATTTTGTATAACACACTGCAAAAACGAAATGTCAACACGGCTACAGTCAACCGGACCATGGGCAGCTTCAGAGACAGCTTGGGTCGACTAAgagagaaaatgaatgaaattgtGATAGAGAGAAGCAGGGCTGttaaacagaggaaaaaaaaaaaaacgagatTACGAAGGCAGCCTGCGATACTGTGGTAGCTCAGGTGGaggtgtaaggattatgattaatgattaattaatattgatcaaaaattataattaaaaatcataattcaggaaaataatttcttaaccaaaaattatTACTGTCCTCTGGTgctgtgattatgggctcaaaacttttaataattaaaattaagttAATaagttatttatcattaataattgacaGTTATTAACCCAAAACCACTAAATataactgtttattcaaccgttTGACctaaggtgggggaactttgaccttattttgacagatatatcacttttgcacaaaataaacaaaaatgcttctcttaattatatatgtgaaaatttattgaagccatataattctgatataccaccattctggtccaaaaaccttcacctaacaatgataataacaactagaaaatttcagaagaaatttagacggggcctgcctcttggtgcgtgcttctgggaccacaaagtttctctggccgTTAGGTTTAGCTCCCATCAGGTTTGAGGGCAGAACTATGAAGAGCTTAAAAGAActgtaaatttgtgttttagttCAATTAAAGTCACCAAAACTGTTTTCCATTTACCTGAAACAGGATTCAGGTTTCATTTCGTGAGGTTAAAACATGGCCTCAGACTGGAACCTGTCATAATAATGCATTTCAAAAACAGCTGGGAACAATAGTTTAGCAGCAATAATAATGTTCAACCAAATTCAGCATTCTACATTTACatgactaaatgtttttattaaatattgtagTTAAATTTTATTCTGTAGCCCAGAGTATGATTCATGTTgatgaggaaataaaaactttctgaATCAGGATGCGTTTGTACCATGAGTTTTAATGGTAATTTACACAAGTAAATCCACTTCTTGATACTTgagataattcaattcaattcagtttatttatatagcgccaattcacaacacatgttgtctcaaggcacttcacaacagtcaggtacatacattccaattaatcctaacaattgaacagtgcagtcagagttagctttttattcaaattggatacgtGTACGGGCTACTGACTCTTGAGCACTAACTGTTTTGAATAGGCCTGCATGATCTTTTTCATCTCGTCCTGTTGGTTGACATCGGACTTTTTTACAACTTCAGCAAGCCAAGCTGGCATTTCCTCTTCATCAGAAGTGCTCTCTGGTTTCTCAACACCTGGGCTTGCTTGTGTGGATCCAGGTGAAATATTCAGATTGCTCAAGGCCGGAGGAGGGGCATCACCAATGTCGTTGCTGACAAACGATACTGGTACAAACTCATACGTGGCATAGGGGCCACGGTTCTCAAAGAGTTTGTACAGATGTTCAACCATGAGCGTTAGGTCGCTAAAAGTCATGACTACTGCAGTTCCGTTAGGATGGGGCAGGCCTGCTGAGTTTCTGGAGTGAGAATCAAAAACTCCAAACCTACCGTCTTTGTCCCGGAAAACTGCAATGCACTCTGGAGTCACCAAAAGAAAAGCATGGGTGACATTTTCAGACAGGCACTCTAGTTGTGAAGCAAGAGGCAATCCCATTCGCCGTGATCTTTGAGGGCTATCATTCTGACACAAAACATGACCAACTCTTACACCTGTTGTGTGTACAGTGTAGATGTTCCCGTCTGTCAGTACTTGTTGGGGCATCTCTTCAACTGTCAAGTGATTATCAACAAATCTACCGTCCAACATGAGCTGCTGTTTAATGCCAACATAAAGTGCATCTCCTTGCTCAAGTACTCTGTCAAGTAACACTGTGTCACACTGCAACCCCTCACTGTGGTACGCTAAAAATGTCAGAGCCATACAGGTGCACTGGTGATTACGGGAAAATGTACCGTATCTGTAGTCAGCCTGGCAATGTGTGGCCCTCACAGTCTGGACAGGCGGACCGCTGGCGCAGGGTTCCAACGAAAAAGCCTGAATCATAATCAGAAAATTGcataaatttagcatttttgcaTAATGTTTTTGGCTCATAagttaatgaattaaaaatatacaactgtattaaacaaaaacttttattaTCCTGTTAACAGt contains these protein-coding regions:
- the LOC124860799 gene encoding uncharacterized protein LOC124860799 → MPRKGRRSEAAKKRWRTLDLQGSQPDVAKPRTSPPTAQAWTPTQSPENKVEGTPTERTRPARRQPRRAAPTLEVDAPAESSPVPLEDHVRDDSCQAFSLEPCASGPPVQTVRATHCQADYRYGTFSRNHQCTCMALTFLAYHSEGLQCDTVLLDRVLEQGDALYVGIKQQLMLDGRFVDNHLTVEEMPQQVLTDGNIYTVHTTGVRVGHVLCQNDSPQRSRRMGLPLASQLECLSENVTHAFLLVTPECIAVFRDKDGRFGVFDSHSRNSAGLPHPNGTAVVMTFSDLTLMVEHLYKLFENRGPYATYEFVPVSFVSNDIGDAPPPALSNLNISPGSTQASPGVEKPESTSDEEEMPAWLAEVVKKSDVNQQDEMKKIMQAYSKQLVLKSQ